In Erigeron canadensis isolate Cc75 chromosome 6, C_canadensis_v1, whole genome shotgun sequence, the following are encoded in one genomic region:
- the LOC122603891 gene encoding FACT complex subunit SSRP1-like isoform X1, with the protein MADGHMFNNISLVGRGGNNPGQLRVHSRGLLWKKQGGGKAVEVDKSDIVNITWMKVPRSNQLSVLIKDGLKYKFVGFRVQDVASLTNFFQNSCNIAPEEKQLSVSGKNWGELDINGNMLSFLVGGKQSFEVSLADVSQTQLQAKTDVILEFHVDDTTGANEKDSLMELTFYVPNSNPQFVGDENRSPAEVFREKIMSMADVGTGGEGPVVTFESIQTLTPRGRSVFELHLSFLRLHGSVGDFKIQYSSIVRVFVLPKAQPHTFVVITLDPPIRKGNTMYPHIVTQFDTDNVVESTLVMNEDLFATKYKDKLEPSYKGLTHEVFTMILRGLSGTKLTRPGKFRSFHDGYAVKSSLKAEDGVLYPLEKSFFFLPKPPTLILHDEIEYVEFERHSAGGANMQYFDFLIKLKTEQEHLFRNIQRSEYHNLYAFIRSKPTIRIMNLGGAAQAPDGVAAVLQDEEDDAVDPHLERIRNAAGEEDSDEEDEDFVADKDDDGSPSDDSGDDDSNGSGSGSEKEQRVPKKESKKKPTVSKVSSSKKRNNDEGPSQSKKQKKKKDPNAPKKALSGFMFFSQLERENIRKEIPGISFKDIARVLGERWNKMTAEEKEPYEAKALADKKRYQNQINDYQQATKMDLMDESDSN; encoded by the exons ATGGCGGACGGCCATATGTTCAACAACATCTCTCTCGTCGGCCGTGGCGGCAAT AATCCAGGGCAACTAAGGGTTCATTCACGGGGACTGCTGTGGAAGAAACAAGGTGGTGGCAAGGCTGTGGAAGTAGATAAGTCGGATATCGTGAACATTACTTGGATGAAGGTGCCACGGAGCAATCAGCTTAGTGTGCTGATTAAGGATGGGCTCAAGTATAAGTTTGTTGGTTTTCGTGTTCAG GATGTGGCCAGCCTGACCAATTTTTTCCAGAACTCGTGTAATATAGCACCGGAAGAGAAGCAGCTTTCAGTTAGTGGAAAGAACTGGGGAGAATTAGATATAAATG GTAATAtgctttcttttcttgttgGTGGGAAGCAATCTTTCGAAGTGTCTTTGGCTGACGTGTCCCAGACACAGCTACAAGCAAAGACTGATGTCATCTTGGAGTTCCATGTGGATGACACAACTGGTGCAAATGAG AAAGATTCTTTGATGGAATTGACCTTCTATGTTCCCAATTCAAACCCTCAGTTTGTTGGGGATGAAAATCGCTCTCCTGCAGAG GTTTTCCGAGAAAAAATAATGTCAATGGCAGATGTCGGGACCGGAGGTGAGGGACCTGTTGTCACTTTTGAGAGCATTCAAACACTTACTCCAAG GGGCCGTTCTGTTTTTGAACTTCATCTTTCGTTTTTGCGGCTTCATGGCTCGGTTGGTGATTTCAAAATCCAATACAGCAGCATAGTTCGTGTTTTTGTTTTACCCAAG GCCCAGCCTCATACCTTCGTTGTTATTACTTTGGACCCTCCTATCCGAAAAGGGAATACTATGTACCCACATATTGTGACACAG TTTGATACTGATAATGTTGTGGAGAGTACATTGGTGATGAATGAGGACTTGTTTGCTACCAAATACAAAGACAAGTTAGAACCGTCATATAAG GGTCTTACTCATGAAGTCTTCACAATGATATTGCGCGGGTTATCTGGCACGAAGCTCACTAGACCCGGTAAATTTCGTAGCTTTCATGATGGATATGCTGTGAAGTCCTCACTAAAAGCTGAAGATGGCGTTCTGTATCCTCTGGAGAAGAGCTTTTTCTTCCTACCAAAGCCTCCCACACTTATTCTTCATGATGAG ATTGAGTATGTAGAGTTTGAAAGGCATTCTGCTGGTGGAGCAAACATGCAGTACTTTGATTTTCTTATCAAGCTAAAGACAGAGCAAGAACATCTTTTCCGTAACATTCAGAGAAGTGAATATCATAATTTGTATGCTTTTATAAG GTCAAAGCCTACTATAAGAATCATGAATTTGGGAGGCGCTGCCCAAGCTCCAGACGGTGTTGCGGCTGTTCTGCAGGATGAAGAGGATGACGCTGTTGACCCTCATCTTGAGCGAATTAGAAATGCAGCTGGCGAAGAAGATAGTGATGAGGAG GATGAGGATTTTGTTGCTGACAAGGATGATGACGGCTCCCCCAGTGATGATTCTGGGGATGATGACTCGAATGGTAGTGGTAGTGGAAGTGAAAAGGAG CAGAGAGTTCCCAAGAAAGAATCCAAGAAAAAACCTACTGTTTCTAAAGTCTCTTCAAGTAAGAAGAGAAATAATGATGAAGGGCCTTCACAGAGTAAgaaacagaagaagaaaaaggatcCAAATGCACCCAAGAAAGCACTgagtggtttcatgttcttcTCTCAGCTTGAACGAGAG AATATTAGGAAGGAAATCCCTGGAATTTCATTCAAGGACATTGCGAGGGTTCTTGGAGAGCGATGGAACAAAATGACAG CTGAAGAGAAGGAACCGTATGAGGCAAAAGCCTTGGCAGACAAGAAAAGGTATCAGAACCAAATCAACGACTACCAACAAGCCACCAAAATGGATTTGATGGATGAATCTGACAGTAATTAG
- the LOC122603891 gene encoding FACT complex subunit SSRP1-like isoform X2, which translates to MADGHMFNNISLVGRGGNNPGQLRVHSRGLLWKKQGGGKAVEVDKSDIVNITWMKVPRSNQLSVLIKDGLKYKFVGFRVQDVASLTNFFQNSCNIAPEEKQLSVSGKNWGELDINGNMLSFLVGGKQSFEVSLADVSQTQLQAKTDVILEFHVDDTTGANEKDSLMELTFYVPNSNPQFVGDENRSPAEVFREKIMSMADVGTGGEGPVVTFESIQTLTPRGRSVFELHLSFLRLHGSVGDFKIQYSSIVRVFVLPKAQPHTFVVITLDPPIRKGNTMYPHIVTQFDTDNVVESTLVMNEDLFATKYKDKLEPSYKGLTHEVFTMILRGLSGTKLTRPGKFRSFHDGYAVKSSLKAEDGVLYPLEKSFFFLPKPPTLILHDEIEYVEFERHSAGGANMQYFDFLIKLKTEQEHLFRNIQRSEYHNLYAFIRSKPTIRIMNLGGAAQAPDGVAAVLQDEEDDAVDPHLERIRNAAGEEDSDEEDEDFVADKDDDGSPSDDSGDDDSNGSGSGSEKERVPKKESKKKPTVSKVSSSKKRNNDEGPSQSKKQKKKKDPNAPKKALSGFMFFSQLERENIRKEIPGISFKDIARVLGERWNKMTAEEKEPYEAKALADKKRYQNQINDYQQATKMDLMDESDSN; encoded by the exons ATGGCGGACGGCCATATGTTCAACAACATCTCTCTCGTCGGCCGTGGCGGCAAT AATCCAGGGCAACTAAGGGTTCATTCACGGGGACTGCTGTGGAAGAAACAAGGTGGTGGCAAGGCTGTGGAAGTAGATAAGTCGGATATCGTGAACATTACTTGGATGAAGGTGCCACGGAGCAATCAGCTTAGTGTGCTGATTAAGGATGGGCTCAAGTATAAGTTTGTTGGTTTTCGTGTTCAG GATGTGGCCAGCCTGACCAATTTTTTCCAGAACTCGTGTAATATAGCACCGGAAGAGAAGCAGCTTTCAGTTAGTGGAAAGAACTGGGGAGAATTAGATATAAATG GTAATAtgctttcttttcttgttgGTGGGAAGCAATCTTTCGAAGTGTCTTTGGCTGACGTGTCCCAGACACAGCTACAAGCAAAGACTGATGTCATCTTGGAGTTCCATGTGGATGACACAACTGGTGCAAATGAG AAAGATTCTTTGATGGAATTGACCTTCTATGTTCCCAATTCAAACCCTCAGTTTGTTGGGGATGAAAATCGCTCTCCTGCAGAG GTTTTCCGAGAAAAAATAATGTCAATGGCAGATGTCGGGACCGGAGGTGAGGGACCTGTTGTCACTTTTGAGAGCATTCAAACACTTACTCCAAG GGGCCGTTCTGTTTTTGAACTTCATCTTTCGTTTTTGCGGCTTCATGGCTCGGTTGGTGATTTCAAAATCCAATACAGCAGCATAGTTCGTGTTTTTGTTTTACCCAAG GCCCAGCCTCATACCTTCGTTGTTATTACTTTGGACCCTCCTATCCGAAAAGGGAATACTATGTACCCACATATTGTGACACAG TTTGATACTGATAATGTTGTGGAGAGTACATTGGTGATGAATGAGGACTTGTTTGCTACCAAATACAAAGACAAGTTAGAACCGTCATATAAG GGTCTTACTCATGAAGTCTTCACAATGATATTGCGCGGGTTATCTGGCACGAAGCTCACTAGACCCGGTAAATTTCGTAGCTTTCATGATGGATATGCTGTGAAGTCCTCACTAAAAGCTGAAGATGGCGTTCTGTATCCTCTGGAGAAGAGCTTTTTCTTCCTACCAAAGCCTCCCACACTTATTCTTCATGATGAG ATTGAGTATGTAGAGTTTGAAAGGCATTCTGCTGGTGGAGCAAACATGCAGTACTTTGATTTTCTTATCAAGCTAAAGACAGAGCAAGAACATCTTTTCCGTAACATTCAGAGAAGTGAATATCATAATTTGTATGCTTTTATAAG GTCAAAGCCTACTATAAGAATCATGAATTTGGGAGGCGCTGCCCAAGCTCCAGACGGTGTTGCGGCTGTTCTGCAGGATGAAGAGGATGACGCTGTTGACCCTCATCTTGAGCGAATTAGAAATGCAGCTGGCGAAGAAGATAGTGATGAGGAG GATGAGGATTTTGTTGCTGACAAGGATGATGACGGCTCCCCCAGTGATGATTCTGGGGATGATGACTCGAATGGTAGTGGTAGTGGAAGTGAAAAGGAG AGAGTTCCCAAGAAAGAATCCAAGAAAAAACCTACTGTTTCTAAAGTCTCTTCAAGTAAGAAGAGAAATAATGATGAAGGGCCTTCACAGAGTAAgaaacagaagaagaaaaaggatcCAAATGCACCCAAGAAAGCACTgagtggtttcatgttcttcTCTCAGCTTGAACGAGAG AATATTAGGAAGGAAATCCCTGGAATTTCATTCAAGGACATTGCGAGGGTTCTTGGAGAGCGATGGAACAAAATGACAG CTGAAGAGAAGGAACCGTATGAGGCAAAAGCCTTGGCAGACAAGAAAAGGTATCAGAACCAAATCAACGACTACCAACAAGCCACCAAAATGGATTTGATGGATGAATCTGACAGTAATTAG